The Aneurinibacillus uraniidurans genome segment ACGTCAGCTGCCTGCCGCGCTTTGCTCTCAAGTTCGAGAGCCAGTGCGATTTTTTCTTCTTCTGTTATGTCAGGTTGACTGTCATGCCAGCTGCCTTCCTGTTTTTCTGCGAGAAGCGGTTCTTGCTCATGAATAAGGGATGCATTGTCTTTAACCATATCGAGCAATGCTTCCAGCTCAGACGAATGAACACGTTCCGTATACGCATAGCCGGTACCGTCTTGATGCGTTCCGCGTACTCCAATACCTGCTGTATTGGTCTTTTTATACGACTCGATTTTGCCCTCGTATGCCTGAACGCTGAAGTTTGTTGATTCACTGGTCAGTACTTCGAGTTCTGCAATGTGTTTCTTCTGGGCTAGTGCAAATAATTGCTCAATCATTGGCTACCTCCTACTGTCAGCTGAGATACGCGCAGGGCAGGCTGCCCAACATTTACCGGGATAGAGCCGCTGACCGAGCCGCACATGCCCTGGCCTGGCAGGAAGTTATCGCCGACCATATCGACGTCGTACATCGTCTGACGCCCGTTTCCGATTAGGGTGGCCCCTTTAACCGGATAGGTCAGCTTGCCGTTTTCAATCATATAGCCCTCAAGCACGGCAAAGTTAAAATCGCCTGTTGTCGTATTCACGCTGCCTCCGCCCATCGTCTTGGCGTACAGGCCGTGTTCAGTCGAGGTAATCATATCCGCCAGCTTATCCGAGCCGGGGAGAATATACGTATTGGTCATGCGGGAGGTCGGAGCGTAGCGGTACGATTGGCGGCGTGCTGAGCCGGTTGGCGCCATATTCATCCGGCGTCCGTTCAATTTATCAACAAGATATCCTTTGAGAATACCGTTCTCGATCAGAACGTTGCGGTGACTGTGCGTACCTTCATCGTCGACATGAAGTGAGCCCCATTCATTTATAATGGTGCCATCATCTACTGCCGAGATTTTCGAGCTGACGACCTGCTGGCCGAGTTTGCCTGCATATGGGCCTTTGCCTTTAGCAACCGCTGTCGCCTCCATGCCGTGCCCGCATGCTTCATGAAAAATAACGCCGCCAAATCCATTATCGATTACAACAGGCATTTTACCGCCTGGGCAAGGTTTTGCTTCCAGCATGCGCACAGCGATGTCTGCCGCATCTTCGGCAAGAGCACGCAAGTCGATTTCGTTATAAAACTCAAATCCTTTTTGCGCGCCAGGTGCGATATAACCGCGCTGCTTCTGGTTATCTTCTGTCGCGATCGCTTCGACAAACAGCCTTGTTCGCACGCGCTTGTCTTCAGCCCATAATCCTTCTGAGTTGGCGATCAGGACATTTTGTGTTTCGTCAAAATAGCGTGTTTGCACTTGCGTGATCGCGGTATGGTACGCCATCGCGTGGTGGCTAACTTCCGCGAGCACGTCTCGCTTACGATAAATTGAAACAACACGCGGATCAATGAGCGCGATATGGCGGGGGACGATGAGCTCCTTTTGAAATGTGATTGTACGATTCGCCTGTGTGCCTTGCTTCGCAGCTAAGGACAAGCGGCGTGCTGTATCGATCAGGTGAGCCTCGTCTTCGTTGCTTGTATATGTGTACAAGTAATCAAAGCCATGAAAAATCCGAATTCCAATGCCGAAATCCTGGCCTGAGCGGGCTTTTTCGACCTCGCCTTTTACCATTGAGATGTTTTGCTCGATTCGATTCTCAACAAAAACTTCTGCAAAATCTCCTCCGTGCGAAAGCGCAGCTTGTAGAACACGCTCCACAGTACTTGGTGCTAGCATGACGATTCTCCCCTTTCTGTGCGAATATACTGGTAGTATTCTTATTTTATGATATGAAAAGGTTTTACGGAAGGATTTGTGGGAGGATGTATTACGTCTATATCGTACAATGTTGTGACGGAACGCTGTATACAGGTTCCACGAATGATGTCTATGCCCGTCTGCGCAAGCATAACGAAGGCAAGGGGGCAAAGTACACGCGGGGTCGCACCCCGGTAGTACTGGTGTATGTAGAAGAGTTGCCGGATAAAAGTACGGCGCTTAAGCGTGAATACGAAGTGAAAAAATATTCGCGAAAACAGAAAGAAAAATTGATCGCAGCCCATACAGAAAGTGCGGTTATTTTCGCAGGAAACGAGCATCTTAAGTACGGGGAGGTGATACAAATGGCTAAACGTTCTCCAGCAAACACAGACGTAAACCAGGTGCGTCAGCAAAACGCAGCTTCTCAGATGGGAAATTCTGAAACTGAGTTCGCAAGCGAAACAGATGTGCAAGCAGTGCGTCAGGCGAACCAGCAATCTGCTGCGAAAGCGCAGCAGAACAATCAGCAGAGCAATCAGAGCAACCAGTTCTAAGTTCTGCATGACAAACGAGATTCCGGGATATCCCGGGGTCTCGTTTTTTTATAGGTAAAAGTTATATCGATGATAATATCTATATATTTGGATTATGACCCATCTTTTATTATGATGGATGAAGATAGCGAAATGGTTCTATTTCACATAGTGGAGGGGTAGAAGGTGGAACATAAACGAGCGAATGTTATGGCGAAATTTGATGAAATAGCAAGCAAGTATGATGAGCAGCGGAAAAAGTTGATTCCGTGCTTTGATGATTTTTATAGCATTGCAGTCTCAGCTGCCAAGACAGCGAATGATTCTCCGAATATCCTGGATGTAGGGGCGGGTACAGGGCTTCTTTCTGATTTTGTAATGGAGAAATATCCGAAGGCATCCTTGACGCTTGTTGATATTTCTGAGAAAATGCTGGAAATGGCCCGAGTGCGATTTGAGAAGTATCCAAATGTGACATACATTGTGGATGATTATACGAAGCATGACTTTACTGAAAAATTTGATGTCGTGATTTCTTCCCTTTCGATTCATCATTTAACAGATATGGAGAAGAAAAATTTATATGAGCGTATTTTCTCGTTATTGAAGGCAGATGGCGTATTCGTAAATGCGGATCAAGTTTTGGGCAGTACATCGTACATTGATGAGCTTTACAAAACAGACTGGAAGCAAAAAGTAGAGAACAGCGGACTGGCGAGACAGGAAATTATGTCCGCTTATGAAAGAACGAAGCTGGATAAAATGTCAACGCTTGAAGAGCAGATTAGCTGGCTAAAAGAAGCTGGATTTTCGGATGTGGATTGCATGTATAAATATTTTAATTTTGTTGTTTTGTACGGCAGGAAATTAATTGATTAATAAGGAGCAAACATTGGGATGCCTGTAACGTCATTCGTCATAATCAGTTTTCTTGTAGTGGCCGTAAGTACGGTAGCACTGCTGATGAGAAATCCACTTGCTACGAAAGTAACTACCAGTAAAATAGCTGAAAAGTTGAAAGGGGCAGATTGGGTTCAAAATCACTGGAAAGCCGGATTATTTTTGTTCGGCATAAATGCCGGTCTTTTTTTCTTCACAGGCTTTCTGCTCTATTTGCTTATGTATTTTTTGGTTCCACTTTTCCACATTACCATTATGGTGGTGGCTGTAGTGGTAAGCCTTTTGTTTTGGAGTGTAGCTGGCGCATCGTGGAAGGGGACGAAAGGAAATCGGATTAAGGCTAGTGCGGTAGGAAGCAGCTTTTATGCATTGCTCGCTTTGGGATTTGTGTATATGCTGATGACCTTGCAGCCGGCTTATCCAGGTGAAGACACGTTTATGCGTGCGATTGGCGTAATGTTTGGGATCATTGTGGCCGTGACAGCGTTTGTCTCCTGCTTTCTGATTACCGGTTTTGCAGCTGGGAGAAAAACAAACAGCTTGTAGCGGCCTGCAGGTAGTATAGGTTAATAATTTTTAAAAACATTCTTGACTGAGCAGGCTGGCTGATATAAAATGAACCTTGTCGCTGAAATAAAAAACAGCATAAAGGGAGTATAGCCAAGTGGTAAGGCAAAGGTCTGCAAAACCTTTATTCCCCGGTTCAAATCCGGGTACTCCCTCCATACAGCCTGCGGTCGTGGTGGAATTGGCAGACACGCTATCTTGAGGGGGTAGTGATCTATGATCGTGCGAGTTCGAGTCTCGCCGACCGCATCCGTATTCATTTACGGACTCATAGCTCAGTTGGTTAGAGCGCTACGTTGACATCGTAGAGGTCGCTGGTTCGAATCCAGTTGAGTCCATCATATGCAGTAGAGATTAAAGCCTTATTTTATAAGGCTTTTTTTCATGTTTACAAATGTACACCTTTGCAAACAGAAATGGTAGCAGAGGGGCTTTGACTATGAAAACATTCGCTTATATTCGTGTATCCAGTAAAGATCAGAATCCAGACAGACAAAAGTATGGGATGTTGCAGCTAGGAATAAATGAACGTGACATATTCATGACAGAGAGAGTGGAAAAGACTTCAATCGCCAACAGTATCAAGCGTTGAAGCAGTGCCTGCGTGAGGGGGCCTGCTTTATACCAAGTCCATTGATCGATTCGGACGGAACAGTAAAGAGATAAAGCGAGAATGGGAGTACATCACACAGGATATTAAAGCCGACATAAAGGTTTTGGATATACCGCTACTGGACACGACACAGCACAAGGAATTGCGGTTGCGAAGGCACAAGGGAAACATCTGGGCAGACCACAAATGAACCTGGATATACTGAGCAAAGAACAGAGGGAAATGCTAGGACCCAATTATGAGAAATGGCAAAGCAAAGAGATAACCGCTGTCTAGTTTATGGACATGTTAGGGCTGAAAAAATACATTCTACAAAGTCGTGAAGGAATACGGACAGTCGTTGATATAACGGCTGTTTTTTAGTTGGAGAAAGGACGCGGATGCCATAACACATCATAACGGACACCTAGCAAGCCTATAGAACGTTCCGAATTTCTAAGTGTCTCGTTCTTCTATTGAAGTGTACAAGCCATTCTGTGAGACGCTAGATGAAATATAACTTTTATCTACAATAAAGGGTTGAGAAACCCTTATTTTTATTGGCTTTTTAAAGGGTTAATTCCGGAAAAGGGGGGTGTTTTACATTTTTTTAAATGTTTTTATTCCTGCTTATGCTCGAAGTACACCCGTTCCCGCAATCAACTCAAAAATTCCAACTGATTAAATTTCCTATAAATGGTATGATGGTAATTGGATGAAAGGATTGGTTTATTGTGTAAGGTGGTGTGTAGATGTTCAGAAAGAAGTGGCTATTATTTCTTTTCTTCCTTATTCCATTCACTTTTATAGGCATGTCCGCTGATTTCTATTTGGGGTCAGGAATTGGTTATTTTATTGTGTTGTGTGCATTTATAATAATAACCTTTTTTCAATCATCTATTAGAAATATGTTGCTTTTAAATTTCTTATCGTTTTTAAGTTCATTCGTATTTAATAGGTTCTTGCTTCAAGGTACAGAATCTTACTTTAAACCTTTTACATCAGGAACGTTAGTAGTTGTTGAATCATGTCTTTGGTTGATTCCCCAGCTCCTGATTTTTAGTATCAAAACGGTGAAGCAAAATGGATAGAGAATAATTTTATTCGAGATGGGGCAGCTATATGTACATCGTTATATGCAGATGCTTTGATTTATTGGATAAACAACTACAGATTTAAGGAGAGAAAAGCGGTAGCGGAAATTGTAGAGCAGCCTGACGTTGTGTCAAGAAAGACAATTTTCTTTTAGTTGTGAGTAGATAGTACATAGTTTGTAAGGTAAATCTTTATAGGAGAATGTGTACTGTTTTTGGTTTAGATAGTGTAAAGAGATAATAGTGGAAGAATGATTTTATTGAATAACAAAGCTTAGCACCTTATCTACATAAGGGATGGTGATAATTTGATGAATAAAACAAGGGTCATACCTGAGCCACATAGATATGCGGTTTGTGCTCCTGCTGATATACCGATTAAGACTTTTTACAAGGGAGTTTTTGATGAAGTTTTTATTTTTCTTCATCCCTTCATCAAACCAATAACAATTGATATAGAATCATTTTACCCAGATACATATCCCTGTAAAAA includes the following:
- a CDS encoding TldD/PmbA family protein yields the protein MLAPSTVERVLQAALSHGGDFAEVFVENRIEQNISMVKGEVEKARSGQDFGIGIRIFHGFDYLYTYTSNEDEAHLIDTARRLSLAAKQGTQANRTITFQKELIVPRHIALIDPRVVSIYRKRDVLAEVSHHAMAYHTAITQVQTRYFDETQNVLIANSEGLWAEDKRVRTRLFVEAIATEDNQKQRGYIAPGAQKGFEFYNEIDLRALAEDAADIAVRMLEAKPCPGGKMPVVIDNGFGGVIFHEACGHGMEATAVAKGKGPYAGKLGQQVVSSKISAVDDGTIINEWGSLHVDDEGTHSHRNVLIENGILKGYLVDKLNGRRMNMAPTGSARRQSYRYAPTSRMTNTYILPGSDKLADMITSTEHGLYAKTMGGGSVNTTTGDFNFAVLEGYMIENGKLTYPVKGATLIGNGRQTMYDVDMVGDNFLPGQGMCGSVSGSIPVNVGQPALRVSQLTVGGSQ
- a CDS encoding gamma-type small acid-soluble spore protein, encoding MAKRSPANTDVNQVRQQNAASQMGNSETEFASETDVQAVRQANQQSAAKAQQNNQQSNQSNQF
- a CDS encoding class I SAM-dependent methyltransferase is translated as MEHKRANVMAKFDEIASKYDEQRKKLIPCFDDFYSIAVSAAKTANDSPNILDVGAGTGLLSDFVMEKYPKASLTLVDISEKMLEMARVRFEKYPNVTYIVDDYTKHDFTEKFDVVISSLSIHHLTDMEKKNLYERIFSLLKADGVFVNADQVLGSTSYIDELYKTDWKQKVENSGLARQEIMSAYERTKLDKMSTLEEQISWLKEAGFSDVDCMYKYFNFVVLYGRKLID